From the genome of candidate division WWE3 bacterium:
CTTATTTCCGATAATAACGAACTTTTTATTGTAATCAAAAAGTTGTTTGACATATTGACGAAACAGACTAAATGGCGGGTTGGTGACTACGATGTCTGATTGTTTAAGTAGTTTTATACATTCATCGCTACGAAAGTCACCAACACCTTCTAGCGGCGTCCATTCATTATGTTTGTTTGCTTCTAACTGTTTGGCAACATCTTTTAAATTGAATTCGCCGTCTTCATCTATGTCGTGCACTTCGTTAATAATAAATTTGTTGGCAGTTATTTTGGGACGACCTTTTGATTTCGGAAGAGTTTTGTCATCGCCAAACAATTGTAGCTGGGTGTTGGCTACCAGTGAAGGTTTGTAACTTGTGGTGATAAGCTGTTTTAGCCCAAGTTCGTTGAAATTGAGCACGAAATAGCGAAAGAAATTGCTCTCGAACGGATCGTCGCAGTTGCAATACACCACTTTGTTACGAAATACATCTGAGTTGTATTCCAGATACGCTTCAAGCTCTTTCTGAATATCGCCATACTGAGTATAAAATTCGTCATTTTTTTCGTTTTTTGCGTTTGTAAGATTACTAGTGTTTGCCATATATAGATTTGCAGTTTTAAAATCTTCCTATTCTCCTACAGGTTTATTTACAAATCTTTCTAATTCGTAACTCTTAATGCGGTATTGCTTGCCTGCTTTTATAGCCACAAGTTTTCCTGACCTTATCCAGCGATAGACTGTTAAGTAGGCTACCCGTAACTTTTTGGCTACTTCTTCGATTGTGTAATACTGCTCACTTTCCATATTTATCATTCTTTATCAAACTATCCTGAAAGTCAACTAGTTTCAGTGGCTTAAATTCTACTAGATGACTACGAACTGTTACGAAAGGGTCTCTGCCTTTAACAAGCGGTAGCTTTTTAGCCTCAGCCATTAACCCATACCAGTTTCTTTGATCATAGCTTGGAAACATGGCTCTTAACTCACGTGTAGGTATGTCGCTTAGCGCATTTTTGAGGCCAAGCTTTGAAAGCAAGTACTTTGGATTGCTTTTCGGGTATGCTAGCTGCAAATTAGCTAGGTATTCTTTAGTTGTTGCAGTACTATCTATTGCTTTGGGTCGTTGATCCTCAATCTTCTGCAGTACAGAAAGCAGTACTTTTTGAGATATTTCCTGTTTAAATAAACTCCCGAAAGTTAAGTCGTTGCTAACACCCACGGCTGAAAGAGTTTTTTGTATCATGGCCTTGCTATTAAGCCTTATTTCCATTCTCAACACCTCTTTAGGACCTCGTAGATCGTTAAACAACCCTAATTGAGAGGCGTAGCCCTTCTCTTCAGTGTCTTTTTCACTGACCTTTGCATCTTGCAGCTCCTTTAACTTGTCATAAAAAGCATATTCGTACAGGTTAGTATGCTGTTTGTAACAGAAGCCGCCGTTAAGGTAGTTTCCACGATTGGTCCCAATTGCTAAGCTTACATTTGCCTGTTCGATTTTCGAGATGATGTAGTGAGGAGTTGTGCCATCGGTAAGAGGTATATTTTTACTGTAATGTATAGCAGAAACAGGGGCAGCAGTAAGAGCCGTAGGCAGAATACGTACTCCCATTTCCAGCAGCATCCTTTGCAGCACATCAAAAACCTTTGGAAAATCGCTGTTCTGTAATTCATCGAAGTTATTTCCGTTAAAAATCAACTTGGGGGCCGAAAACTCGATACTCAAGGTTAGGCCCTGCTTTCCAGTGCAATTGAATCTATTCGTTAGTGAAAGCCTAGGCTTACAGACTCCCTCTAACTGCTCTGATTTGACAGGATTCTGAACGTAAGTACAGTAACCTCGTGTAGCGTTCTCACGCTCTTTGTAAAAATATCTTGAGTCAACTTCAAACATAGTTTTATCAAGCATTAGCTTCACTGTGTCCAGCATAGGTATACGCTTTCGTTACTTCTTCAAATTTGGCTATAACTGCCTTGTCAATTAACTCGGAGGTCTCATGATTGATGGGATAGAAAATGCCTAGACTTCGGATGGGGCCTGATTTAGTGGGGTAAGTTAAGCGATAGCCGCCGTTTGGTCTGGTATAGATTCCAATAGAGCTTAGATACAAGCAACCGTCGAACACGAAGCTAGCGAAGCCTACCAGCCCATCTTTAGGCTTAATCGGAACAACTTGTACTTCAGTTAGCAGGTTTGGCATACGTTTTCGTTAAGTTTTGCCTCTTATCAATCTGCGCTAAAAGGGTATAAAACTCCGCCAATTTGGAAACTTCTTCCATCGTTAGCGTGAGGCTCTGTTTTGTAGTTACTGGTGTTTTTTCTTCGCTCTTAATCATTAAGCGAAGGTTAGCAAGTAGTTACTAGGGAAAATATATAAACAGGTGTACTACACTAGTTTTCGGATTTCATTTTCTCGAGGTAGCGAAGTATTGCAGGAATATCAGAATAGGTTAGATCCTCTTCTGGGAACTTCTCGTTAACAAGTTCTGCTATCTTTTTTGCTTTCTTTTCCTTATTAGACCAAATAAAATCGTCTCTTTCTGACTTCTTGTTCTTACGAAATATTGGAGGGTTCTCTATGTATCCATTCAACATATCTCGTATTAGCTCCCACCTTTTGGTTACATAATCCAAAACATCTCTCTTTGTGGCGTATGGACTAATGCCAATGTGGATAGGGTAAGCATTAAGTAGCGCTCGTTTTCTTGGGTTGTGGGAAGGCGGTATATCGAAATCAACAGGAAAGTTTTCATTTAGGTACTCATCAACTTCGTCGTAAACTTGGCAAATGTCTAAATAACTATCACTGTAATCATCGAGATTTGTTTTGAAATTAAAAAGTGTACTAAAAAGAAAGCCTGTTGTTTCCATGTCTAGAAAATAGTTTTCAGCCAGCTTTAGAAACAACTTATTGAGTCTTTTTCGGTCCTTCTTAGTCGTACTGTTCCATAAAGACTTTACTTCATCAAAATCTTTGTTGAAGTCTTTACTATTAAGAAGTTCCTTAATTCTTAGTCTAATTTTGGTCTGCCCTTGCGTAGGCTTAAATTTATAGTATTCCATTTCATTACTTCTTCAAAACTACGGCCCTATTTTACCACTCTAAAAGCTCGTAGAATGGTTACATGGCTGATAAAGAGTCTTTAGAAACTAATCTCCGT
Proteins encoded in this window:
- a CDS encoding helix-turn-helix domain-containing protein, with product MESEQYYTIEEVAKKLRVAYLTVYRWIRSGKLVAIKAGKQYRIKSYELERFVNKPVGE